The Methylomarinum sp. Ch1-1 genome contains the following window.
ATACTGCTTTCAAAGACCAAGGCCGTCTTTGTGAAACATCCGGGCCCGCAATAGTTACGGCTTCCCCTTCGGCAGGATCTGCATTAACTTTTTGATATGACGCTCGGTCACAAAAGCCAGAAAGAAGAGTTGGAGGAAATTTTCCGCCTCGATCACATCCAAACCGAGTTTTTTCGGTATCAAGTCTTTTCTGGTACCGAAAATCCGATCCCAAATCGACAATACGATGCCGTAATTGCTGTCATGCTCGCTGCGTAAGGCCGAATGATGAGCCCGGTGCAAGTCCGGCGTTATGAAAACCTTCGAAATCTCGGCTTCATGCTTGAAAGCAACATTGGAGTGATGAAAAAAGATGAACAGCATTTCAATCAATTCGATCGCGAGCACGAGATACGCCTCCACGCCAACGACGATGACGAACAAACACTTGATCAGAATCTCGATGAACAAATCGAATACATGAAAACGAAAGCCGGTGGTCACGTTAACGGTTTTATCGCTGTGATGGATCTTATGAAAGCGCCATAACAACTCGTATTTATGCGTGGCGGCATGCCAACCATACATCATCAGATCAAACAGTAAAAACGTCAGCAACCATTTAACCGGTCCACTCTCCATGCCGTTTAACAAACCGAATTGGGTGAACTGTTGGGCGACAAAAAATAACGAAGAGGCTCTCAGCGCGGTCAGGATAATATTATTGAAAATGAAAGCCGTGCTATTGGTGACGACCGAAGCCTGTCTGATTCTTTTGTTGATGGGCTGATAAGGTTTGACAACCTCCATGATCAGCAGCAAGCCAAAAGCGGCAAAGGCTAACAACAGTAAAAATTCATTCAGCAAGAATCCTTCTTGACCATTTTGTAAGGCTTGTTCAGACATCGCATGTTACCGAGAGATAGATGTTTCCATAATGCCAATTAAGGCCCATAATGTTGTATTGCTCTGACTCTTTAAAGAATCAGAGTTCATCAAGGCGCCACAAAAAATATCGGTAATAAAGCAAGTTTGCGCCCTCATCTTCTCAAGTAACACCGGATCAGCTTTGCACCCCGAATCAGCGAGTCAAGAATAACTATTATCACGATTCTTCAAGCCGCTTGTTCAGCTCTTTTATTTCTTCTTCCGCTTCTATCTGCGTGGTGACGTCATACTGAACACCCAGAAAATAAAGCAAATTACCGTTATGATCGAACAACGGCGTCAGTTTTAAACGATTGTAGAAAAGATCGCCATTTTTTTTATAGTTGCGCAAAGTCACTTCTATGGGTTCGCGATTCTTGATCGCTTCGGCCAACTGATATCTGGCCGGCTGCTCCCGGTCTTTTCCCTGAAGAAAACGACAATTTTGTCCTACAATGTCTTCTTGCGCATAACCGGTCATTCTTTCAAAAGCCTTGTTGACATAGACGATGGGCATGCCCTCGATATCCGGATCAGCCAATGTCACCCCGTTGACACACTCATCCAAAATAATCGTCAAAATTTTGGGAATCAAACCAGGGTCTTTTTCAACCACAAACGACATAATCGACCTCTACTATTTTCTGCTACTGACGCTTGAGATTTCGAATTAAGTAGCTCAATCAACTCAACTCAGCAACTTTTTAATATTGTGAATAGAATTCTGCAAGCCTTCCTCTATGGCTCTGCTAATCAATTTTTCAAATGGCCGCATGAAAAGCTCCAGTTCCAGCAATTCGAAACGATCGGTCAACAGGGTTTTGTCTTCGCCCTGGCTAGCAAAATGATAGCTATGGCGAAAGGGTTCCGATAGACCATTGAGCTCCAATAAGCTATCCGTTTCATAGCGCGAAATTTCAAAGGTTGATTCGACCTTGTGGCCTTGATCGATTCGTGCTTGCCTAGCCAGAGCGCCTACTTTTAACGGGTTATTATTGATAGGCTTGAATTCGACGACCTCTAGCGCCCATTTAGGATAATTATCAAAAAAATGCTCGGCGACGAATGAAAAAACCTGGCGAACGGGCTTATCTATTTCGATACTGGCCGATCCCAAAACCGGTTTTTTTTTATCTAATACAAACATCAGTCTGGCATTATCCGAAAACGATGGTGCATGCGGCTACATTGGAACTAACTCAATAGTCAATATACTAAAGATTGACTATAACAAAAAAATATTCCGCAAGCATGGATATTTGCAGCCATTACATCAATAAACAATATAAAAACATGAAACGCCTAATCGTATTGATCTTAGTAATGTTTTTCAGCTTTATCAATTACGCCCAAGCCGAGCAAAGTCCGGCCAAAGCCACCTTTGCAGGCGGTTGTTTCTGGTGCATGGAATCCGCCTTCGACAAACTGCCCGGCGTGCTTGAAACGCTCTCCGGCTACACCGGTGGCCGGAACAAAGATCCAAGTTACGAACAGGTTTCAGGCGGATGGACAGGTCATTACGAGGCACTGCAAATCACATACGATCCGGAAAAAATCAGCTACCGACAACTTTTGCAGGTATTCTGGCATAATATCGACCCTACCGATGATGAGGGACAATTCTGCGATAAAGGCCCGCAATACCGCTCCGCCATTTTCTATCACCATGACGAACAAAAGCGACTCGCCCTCGAATCAAAAAACAATCTGCAAAATAGTCAAAAATTTCCCGAGCCGATAAAAACCGCCATCAAAGCGGCCGGTCCTTTTTATCTAGCCGAACCCTATCATCAGAACTATTACCGTAAAAACCCGCTTTCCTATCAATTTTATCGCTATACCTGCGGGCGTGACAGGCGTCTGAACGAATTATGGGGCGAATCTAACGATATCAGATAGCTCTGGAAGAACTGTGCGCACCATCCCTGGCGGTCAGATTTCGTGCTCAAGCCTACGCCGCACAAGGACGTGTAAGTGCAGCGATAAGCAGGAGCTGTTAGCTGCCACGGACGTATTCACCCAGCACCTAAATTCCATGGCTACAGGACTTATTTTACATTCCAGGATAATTTAGGTGCTGGGTGAACGGCGTCTTCTGGAAGCGCTACCTGATACAGGCGGATTTCTTAACCTGAACTCAGGTTAAACACAGCAAAAATGCTCAAATTGGGAATTGCTGGCGCCTACCGAGTACCCGTCAAATATAGGCGGCCTCGACAACTTAATATTTGAACCGACAGAAAGCACAAAATGCCGACGCTTAATCGTATCGACCCAATAAAGCTGACAAGCGAACAACATCGACACAATTTAAATCAAATCGTTAATTCGCATCTCGATGAGGCAAAAAACCGCGTCACACCGGTCTACGAAAAATATTTCGCCTCCCCCAAAGGGGTCTTGAGTCGCCATTGGAGAAATCGCAGCGATATACCGAAAGAATTAGCGGCGCTGCCCCGTTCTGCATGGAGTTTGCTTAAGTCAGCCAAGACTAAAAACAACAAGCAAACGATCGATCACAATAATTTTCTCAGCTTGTCCGGTAAACAACTGGAGTTGCATAACGCAATTCAAGAGGATTTACTCGATATACAAGGATTGGATCAAAAACTTCAGAATTATGTCCTGCAAAACCAAGCCCATTTTGAAGCAAGGCTTAATGATTTACTTGAAGATTTACCTGGCCGCCAACGAGAAAAATTCGAGCAACAACTTCGTCTACATATTGAACGAATGAGTCTTCCAGTCGAAGGCTCAAGAGAGGCATTGATGTTTTTACTGACCGGCTTGATTGGCAAGGGCGTTGGAGCGAGTAGTTTTGGCAGCAGCATCGCAACAGGCCAAGCGGCGGCAACAGCCATGTATAGCGGTCATCTGTCCTGGTGGAGCAGTATCTGGATGAACTTAACCGGCGGCATACCTGCTTGGGTCAGTATTGCCGGCGCGGCAAGTGGATTTGTCGCGGCTCTGATGATCGCTCCTCTGTTTTCACCATGGTTGGAAATTGGAATTAATCGCTATCGCGGTAAAAAAATGTTATTTGACGTGATTGAGCATGTCCGGACCCGCGTCATCAAACCTCCAAGCGATACGGTCGATGTCTTAGGTAAACTAGCACTCTATCTGCAGTTGCTGCCCGATATCATTAATATTGCCAAAAAGATAAAGCGTTAATCGCTAATGATTTATCGACATCCACGCCGAAATTCAAGCCGAAAGGCCTAGCGCAAGCAAGCGATTCTAAACCGTCGTCGGAAACCAGTGACGAAATAGGCCGGCCATCAGGTTAGGCGCCATTTAGGTCTTTCGATTGTCATCGTAGTGCGAATATTATAGATTGACAGAATATCGTATGTATGATTATATCTGAATATCCGTATATCAATAAGTAACTTGCCATGCTGACACCGGTACAATTTTTT
Protein-coding sequences here:
- a CDS encoding sterol desaturase family protein — its product is MSEQALQNGQEGFLLNEFLLLLAFAAFGLLLIMEVVKPYQPINKRIRQASVVTNSTAFIFNNIILTALRASSLFFVAQQFTQFGLLNGMESGPVKWLLTFLLFDLMMYGWHAATHKYELLWRFHKIHHSDKTVNVTTGFRFHVFDLFIEILIKCLFVIVVGVEAYLVLAIELIEMLFIFFHHSNVAFKHEAEISKVFITPDLHRAHHSALRSEHDSNYGIVLSIWDRIFGTRKDLIPKKLGLDVIEAENFLQLFFLAFVTERHIKKLMQILPKGKP
- a CDS encoding PAS domain-containing protein — protein: MSFVVEKDPGLIPKILTIILDECVNGVTLADPDIEGMPIVYVNKAFERMTGYAQEDIVGQNCRFLQGKDREQPARYQLAEAIKNREPIEVTLRNYKKNGDLFYNRLKLTPLFDHNGNLLYFLGVQYDVTTQIEAEEEIKELNKRLEES
- the msrA gene encoding peptide-methionine (S)-S-oxide reductase MsrA; translated protein: MKRLIVLILVMFFSFINYAQAEQSPAKATFAGGCFWCMESAFDKLPGVLETLSGYTGGRNKDPSYEQVSGGWTGHYEALQITYDPEKISYRQLLQVFWHNIDPTDDEGQFCDKGPQYRSAIFYHHDEQKRLALESKNNLQNSQKFPEPIKTAIKAAGPFYLAEPYHQNYYRKNPLSYQFYRYTCGRDRRLNELWGESNDIR
- a CDS encoding SRPBCC family protein; translated protein: MFVLDKKKPVLGSASIEIDKPVRQVFSFVAEHFFDNYPKWALEVVEFKPINNNPLKVGALARQARIDQGHKVESTFEISRYETDSLLELNGLSEPFRHSYHFASQGEDKTLLTDRFELLELELFMRPFEKLISRAIEEGLQNSIHNIKKLLS